In the Bos mutus isolate GX-2022 chromosome 10, NWIPB_WYAK_1.1, whole genome shotgun sequence genome, AAGGACAGAAGGCAAGTCTCCTCTAGAAAGTTAATCAGCAAACAGATTGCTCTGTCCTAGGTGCTTGGTTATTTTGAGCCACACAGACTTAGTGGGGTGAGCCCGAGGCTGCCGCAGGGTACCTGCTTCTGCCGTACAGGCACTCAAACCGAGCAGCTGGCGTAAAGACTCTAGACCAGTCCTCACTCCCCTCTGAGCAGGACCGCAGATCATACCTGGTCTCCAGGCTGGCTGCCTCCTGAAGCATCTCCTCCGTGACCCTGTCTGTGCGGTAAAACTCTCGCAGCCCCTGCAGCAGCTCCTCCTTCCGGTGCGCAGGCAGGCTCTCGGCGTTGAGCAGGGCCCTGGCCCCCGAACGCACCTGCCGGCGCTCAGGATCCTCCAGCAGGCGCAAGCCCTCCTCGGAGCCAATGGGGGCCTGGAACTCCCTGGCCAGCTGCTGCTTCAGGTGGTTGTCGTAGTAGTTGGAGATGGCGTGGCAGGAAGTGCAGAGCAGCAGCACATCGTGGGAGTTATGGTCCTTCATCTCGATGGGGAAGTGCTTCCGGTACTCGTGCGGGATCACGTTCTTCCTAAGGGAGCCGGCACAAGGCAGCGCGCATTAGCCGACAACACAGACGGAGCACGGAGTCGGCAGGTGCCCCACTGGGATTCTGATCTGGGCCTAAACACGACTGAGGAGCTGGGGCCCTGCAACCCAACAGCCATGACGTAAAGGCCCGACTACCTCCAGTCCTTGGGTCCCCCTCTCCTTGAAGTGAGCGCAGACCACCGGCTCCCCAACTCCTCTGGCAAGCCAGGGGTAGGAAGAGGCTAATAGCCACCTCTGGGAAGGCTGTGCTCCCCAACGGAAAAGTatctgagaaatgaaaagaaattctaaTGGCCTTTAACATCTGGAAAATAACTCTCTCAAAGCACGCAGCAGGTAACCACTACTCCCGAAATTTTGGAAGCCTGGTGACCTGTAAGAGCCCGTGTCCTTCATCTGAAGAATCCTTTACTCTCAAATTATTTCCCTGGTTATTCATCGAAGTCCATCACTGTCTTCTAAGGAAAACTAAGCTCTCAGGGAAAACTCCTGGCCACCACAACTGTTTGTCTCACtttgcaaggagagataggagCCAAGTGAGTTACCACTCCTCAGTAGCCAGGGAGAAAGCCCAGGTGTCTGCGTACCCGGGCCCAGTGGTAACGTCACCTTCATTGCCTGGGGACCTTGACGCAGAATAATCTCAGACTATTCCAGAGGGTGCCTTCAGGTCACCTGGATACTGATGTACCCGAGTCACAAAGCCTGTGAGCCACTCAGGGGAGGATTGCAAGGACACAGAGAGGCAGCTTCTGAAGGAACTGGTCTCCGTTCCTTCATGAGCAAAAGGGCACGATTCTCTTCATGACAAACTGTTTTGACAAGAGTGTTTCATTCTGAAAACCAAAAACTGGctctggtggggggcagggggtcgTGGCAGGCACCACTACAGCAAGGCCAGGCAGAGTGTCGAAGCTCTCGGGGACACTGAGATGCCCCCTGGGGACAAGTCTCTAAGCCAAAGGGGCAGCCTCAACCAAGCCCGCCGAGGGCCCTGCATGTGGCTTGAAGGGCTACTTCCATCAGAGGCAGACAAGAGGGCAGCCCCACCCTGCTGGACACTTACCGAATGTACGAGTCTTTCttgccacacaccacacacagattCTCTTTAACCATCAAGTAGTAGTCTCCCGGGGATTCTGGTCTGCCCGCAGGTTCAAACTGCAGCTTGACCACAAAAGGTTCTTCACTCACCAGCTCTTAGAGGAAAGAGGCAGCGTTAGAGCATGACTGCCCGCCCACCTCTCCCCCAGGAAGAAGCACCACCTCAGTGGTTCTCTGCTGTATTCTGGGCAGAGATCACTATTTCTGGGCTTTGAACAGCTCCATCCCACGTGTCTCTAGGGCTCTCTGCCTTCTATGCATCGCAACCCCCTCCCTTATCTCAGCCCCACTCCAGTCAGTACCCACATGCTCccaattataaatcaaatatgaCGGCTGAATCTCAAACCTCCGATGCCTTTGTCCAGGTACCACTGAGCTTTTCTTCGATCACAAGTGCAGAGGGGCtgtccatctggagcgtggagaaAGCAGTTATCGTACAGAGGTGATTTtctggggggaagggagagagaaatctAAAATTTGGAGCAAACTATTGATCAAGGTATCAGCTACCTTCCTATATTCTGAGTGACCCAAGCCATTCATAGGGTCATACGTTACatttatggggggaaaaaaaatggtgagAAACCATGTTTATTCCTCCATCTACAATGGGctaggaaagagaaattaaagtgaATTAGTTTATACcattagtttttatatttatagattGGGAAATTAGTGTTTACATGGTTCTACCATCAAAGCAAGCAGGAACAGAACATGAAGAAACTTCCCTGTAATCCCTTGATTAAACCAAGTCAATTAAAATTCAAGCTAAAATGATGAATGCcttgtggatttatttctggccCATACGCAATACTCGCCTCACTCTAATCATCTAATTCCTAAAGGCATTTTGCTTAGAGGAACCAAACTTCCACTCCAAAGTATTTATTAGTCATCATTCTGCAATAGAGACATAAGCTGTACAGGAAAATTCTCATTGACTAGAGAATAACATAAGTTTAGGGCCTGGATACCATTCTAAATAACCAAATACCAAATGAGTAAGAAATCAGATGATGCATTTCTCCTGAAAAGTCTGAGGCACTTCATGTTACTTTGCTCTCCTGAAGCAAGCAAGGAATAATAATTAtaccccctggtggctcagatggtaaagaatctgcctggaatgcagaggatccaggttcaatccctgggtcaggaagatcccctggagaagagaatggcaacccacttcagtattcttgcctggagaatcccatggacagaggggcctggagggccacagtccatagtgttcacaactgagtgaccacactttcacttttctcatctataataGAATACAGATCTAAGGTTGTATCGAGGTCAGTGACGAAGCTAGGCTAAACACTCCTCATTTCCACTTCCACTGCTCAAAATAAAACAGTAGAAGggtaaataaaagggaaaagtacACAAATAAAGGCTAGCTCCAAATGTccctgaaggaaaggaaaaataaaaatccttggAGAGCCTTCTTCCCAGACCCAGGGTAAAGCATCATGCCTTTTGCTGCAGGCCGGGGAACTGAACCTACCAGACACAGAAAAACTCAGTTACCTGGCAGAATAGCCCACTCCCAGGggctttcttttatgttttctggGGTCTCTCCCTTGCTGGTTGCCTGGCATCGTTCCATCAGCTTTCGACTTCTTATTTCTTGTCTTCTGCTGAGATTCTGTTGCTTCCCCATTAACCTCTTCTCCTGATCGGCTAAGCCCTTTACTTCGGAATGGGATATCTACCACATCCTGACATTTCTCTAAGATTTTTCTCCAGACAATGTGGTCATCGTTTTCTTCTAGAGTCGAATTCCTAGAGAAAGGGTATCcaagaagatggagaaagagagccACTGAAATCTGGGCATCCCTGGCAGCATAAATTACCTGAAGAGAAAAGTCAGAGATCAGTAGAATCCAGAAGGCGAACCAGAGAGAGCAAGTTCAAAGTCAGTCACAAACACAAGAGACCGCTTCCAGATTCTAACTCAAGATGCACAGTAACTCAGGCACCATCTACTCCTTAACACCTTTTcattacaaagaaaattaaaactagacaaaaataaatcaaatggtATAATGAACCCTCATGTAACATAGATAAAATAATGACTTATTCTACATGCTTGAAATTCCTATCTATATAAATCAGTGAAGTTTCCTTCTATCTGCTATCTGTCTTCTATCTTCTGTTTTCTATCTTCTATCTGCCCAAACCTGCTGGACACATTTTCTTCCAGCTTGGGGTAGGGTACTTATCACAGGTCTGACAGCTAGTACATGAATTTCACTTCGGAAATGGTGATCATCTAGAAAAACTAACACCAAGATTCATTACGAGGCCTGTGTGACTACTGATCAGAAGCAAACTGCTGTACACATCAATACGATgtgtaaaacaagaaaaacagctTCAAACATGGACCTCAGATCAAAAGTCACAAGGGTCCATCTCTGGAATTTATGTATTTAACAATAGTAAGTCATTCTCTCAAGCAACTAGGCACAGGCAAGCTGGTCATAAATAAAAGTAGTCaaaactattaattttattaatagctCTTCCTAacaaagcctcttgaaagtgaaagtggagagtgaaaaagttggcttaaaactcaacattcagaaaaagaagatcacggcatctggtcccatcacttcatggcaaatagatggggaaacagtggaaacagtgtcagactttatttttgggggctccaaaatcactgcagatggtgactgcagccatggaatgaaaagacgcttactccttggaagaaaagttatgaccaacctagatagcatattgaaaagcagagacattactttgccaacaaaggtccgtctagtcgaggctatggtttttccagtggtcatgtatggatgtgagagttggactgtgaagaaggctgagcactgaagaattgatgcttttgaactgtggtgttggagaagactcttgagagtcccttggactgcaaggagatccaaccagtccattctaaaggagatcagccctgggatttctttggaaggaatgatgctaaagcggaaactccagtactttggccacctcatgcgaagagttgactcattggaaaagactctgatgctgggagggattgggggcaggaggagaaggggacgacagaggatgagatggctggatggcatcaccgactcgatggatgtgagtttgagtgaactccaggagttggtgatggacagggaggcctggcatgctgcgattcatgggcttgcaaagagtcaggcacgactgagagactgaactgaactgaactgaacaaagcatGTAAGGACTTTAATTAAAATTCCTTTAATTCACCTTTAATAATCAAGCCTGGTAGATAACACTATTAGTATGGATCTTTTTTCTGTGTGTACttttagaacaacaacaaaaaaaccagaatactagaaaaagaaatttggatAAAATTTTCCACATAGACTTAACCATCTACATATCTGTCAGCAAGCAGTCTTGGAAAAGAAGGTGTTTGAATGTGAAGAGTGCAGAGTActtttttaacaaattattttcaaatgataagGAATCCAATGCACTTTCAATGGTGCATTGAAAATTGAAAATTGAAATTCCAgcataaatggtgctggaatagCTGGGTATCTACATGCAAAAGGACAAATTTGGACTCCTACTTCAGACatcacacaaaaattaactcaaaatgaattatgaACCTAGGTGTAAGAGCTAAAACATATgattcttcaaagaaaacataagagtAAGTGTTCATGACTTTAGGTCAGGCAAcaatttcttagatatgacagtAAAGGCatcaggaataaaagaaaaaatggataacTGGACCTCATCGAAATGAAAACTTTCATGCTTCAGATGATCCCATCAAGTAAGTGAAAGGAAAATTTGCagaaaatgggagaaagtatttataaattatatatctgataagagattagcatccagaatatataaagaatatgtatgcatacacacacattgatctgttaaaactcaacaatttaaaaacaaacaacacaattaaaatgtaagcaaaggatctgaatagacatttctccaaagaagatataacattagccaataagcacatgaaagatgctcagcatcatggGTCACtagggaaatataaattaaaaccaaatcAAACACAATATggaaaattggaaccctcatatattgctggtgggacTATAAAATGATGgttactttggaaaatagtttggcaattCCTCAAACAGTTAAACATAAAGttatcatatgactcagcaattccattgtaggttatttacccaagagaactgaagatgtatgtccacataaaaacttaTACACAGATATTCAGAgtggcattattcataacagcctaGAAAAAGGAAAGCAACTCAAAACTCTACCAAAtgatgaacaaataaacaaaatgtggtctatccataCAATGAAGTATTAGTTAGCAatcaaaaaaaatgaagtacCAGGTCCCATGAGTTACTGCAATCAACTCATATTACTGCTTTGTTTTACTCAGTGTACAGAGTTTGGGTTTTGACAGGTGTACGTTATATAGTGGCTAAATCACAGAGGATCTGGACCTAGTAATATCAGGGGTGGCAGAGGTTGGGGGCAAAGTGTCATCAGGCAAAAGAGGGATTATGGGAAAATCTACATATTAAATAATGAGATAACCAGCACCACCTCTTCCACTCAGCTACCAGAATATAGGCTGTGGGCTTATACTTCTTGGGTAGAAGACTAGAAGATTCATGTCTGGAAAAACTGAGTGGCCTGAGAGAAAAGTCTTACAGTTACTGACATTTGATTATAATTTGTAGTTACTGATAATAAAACCCACTAGTCAAAGAAATTTGGTTATATGTGCTGTGCTctcattccatttctttaaatgtcattatggttataattaaaaaaaaaacaataaacattttgaaTGAATAAGAGTCTCTGGAAATTCTGAATTTTCATAACAATATGGATCACAAATCTGGTTTCAAATTTGGTGGCAATTAACCTTTTCTCCCCAgtgttttattttgaagtttcaaacctacagaaaagaatggcaactAACATTCACAGCTGCCAACATGTGCTTTCTCTCTTTATACACATACACCAAATACTTCTCTTCTGGCTGAACACATTTCCATATTAAGTTGCAGCTACTATGATACTTCATCCTTAAATACTTTAGTGCATATCTTCtaagaacaaggacattctcCTACATAAGCACACCACTGTCACACCCAAGAACTATAACACTGACAAAATACAATAATACACGGTTGCATTCTAATGTCTCCAACTGTCCCAAATATGTCTTTTAGAGATGCTGCATGACTCAGGATTTTTCGTATATTTACAGAATTGTGCAACCTTCATcatatcaattttagaacattttcatcagccCAATAAAAATTCTTATATCCTTTTGCAGTCATCCCCTATTTCTTCCAGTCCTAAGcaaccacaaatttgttttctgtctctaaagATCTGCCTGCTCTGaacacttcatataaatggactcaTACAACATGTGATCTTAtgtaactggcttctttcactttttagcataatgttttcaagactcatccatgttgtagcatgtaccCTTTTAactgttgaataatattctactgtatggatatactgtattttattattcattcatcaattgGCACTTGATTCAATTGGCCAGTAGATTCAATTGGTGCTTTAATGTCTCcttcataaataaaaatggatatgCAAGGAtctaaacatttcaaaaaaaatctttaacatgaaagacaaagaccaaatcaaacatttaaaattagaaattcagAGGAAAAGGACGCaattcaggaaggaaaaaaaaaaacttcagaaccTTCAATACTCTAAGATAATAGAAGATATtatcaaacaaaaatgaaaagttattttaaaggtGAATATTCAGAGAAGACCAGGAGCTCTTATAACAATAGGGATAATTAAAAATTTGAGTGACATATTGAAAGATAAACTTGAAATTTCCcagaagataaaacaaaaaatatagagatggaaaaccaaagagaaaacattttactaAGACAATAAGAAGATTAATTCAAGGGAtccaatatatatacaatatgaattctagaaacaaaagaaagggaaatttcCTAAGAAATGTTATGAGAATGATTCCCTGAACTGAAAGACATAAGCTTCCAGATCGAAAGGGTCCACTGAATTCTAAGACTATAGGGGAAAATGTCTCACACTAATGTATATCATCATGAacttaaaaactaagaataaagaagattttccagaaagaaaaacaagtcacATACTCAACATCAACACTGGAAGCTACAAGAAACACTGTCTTCTAAGTTCTGAAGGAAAATGATTTCCACCCTAAAATGCTATCCTCAGCCAAAGCATCAGTTAACAGAGAGGAAACAAGTATCTTTTCCAATGTGCAGGGCGTCATAAATTAACCTCTCATTCTCCTTTTCTCAGGAAGCTATTTTCAATGTACTCCACCAggacaagaaagtaaaaagacaagaTTTGTACAACAGAGGACCTGCTATAGCAGAGAGGTGATGAGAATTCCCACTCTGACGGTAAACACAAACAGGATGAGAGTCTGGCAGGCAGGGCTACAGAGCAACCGGTCCTGAAAGCAACAGGAAGACCAAGGACTCCGCGAGGGCTAGCTCCAAGGGAAACTTAAATGACTAAGTTACCTGACTGTGTCTGAACCAGCAGAGAGGAGAGTCTGGAGTAGACATAGTTAACaggtatacagaaaactaagcaaatgaaaatataaattactacTCCTGGGAAATCAAAGAGTTGTATAAGAAAAATACTTAACTGCAACTGACTATGTGGAGCAGCTATAAATAATATCAATATAAGTAGATATTAATCTGATAAAAATGACGATTTACCTCTATTGGGAGCATGGGGGAGGGAATAAGTATCTGGGGATACAGGAATTGCAAGAGCACTAAATCACGATTTCCACAGcaagaagtgagaaaataatatgtagaaaaggaaagagtaaTATATgcatgcaattttaaaatataatgataattatcagaaaaaaatgaaattggttGCCTCTGAAAAGAAGGAAGAGCAATTAAGAAtgggggaggaaggcaggagaaCTACTTGCTGTTCCTTATAATAAGTCTTATAAcactgtttttttaaagtatgcatttttattcatgataaaaattttacatttttctgaaatccctggcatatagtaaatgctcaaaaaaaaaaaagaaagaaagaaagaacagggaGTCTTACCCTTTTATTCAAGCAGCATGTACATTATTATAGAGCATTTATCTTGAGTATCATCAAGGAGGCTATTTTAAGGCATTCCCACCCAACATACATCATTTTGAGGCTTAGAGTTCTTTAAATAATTATACTTTACAAGCAATGACTCTTCCACTCTTCAACTACTCTGATAGGAGAAGTACCTGGTCCTCAGTAAGATTCTCAGCATCCCAGTTGCTGCAGCGAAGCAGAAGGGACTTGTCCAGAGGAAAGTTCAAAACAGTCTCAGAGAGTGATTTCAGGCTAAGCCCATTAGAGAGCAAATTGTTtctacaagaaataaataaaatcaagtgtCAAAAACGGGCAAAGGACAAGAATAGGACAATCAAAAAAAGgcatataaatggccaataaacaaatgagataCTCAATCTTACCacatcaaataaaacaaaaagtatatACCATTTTAAACTCTCTCAGATTATgaagatctttaaaaataactaaatctAGTATTGTGGAACATGAAGAATTACAGTCTAATCTAAAATTTGTGAGCTGAACATTTGTTCAATCTTTATGAAAAAGTTTGTCAATaaatgttgtttgttgttcagttgctaagtcgtgtccaactctttgtgactccatgaattgcagcacaccaggcttccctatccttcaccatctcccagagtttgctcaaactcgtgtgcattgagtcagtgatcatacccaaccatctcatcctctgtcaccttcttctcctcctgccttcaatctttcccagcatcagggtcttttccagtgagtcagctcttcccatcaagtggcctaagtattggagcttcaccttcagcatcagtcttgccaatgaatattcagggttgatttcctttaggatcgactggtttgatctccttgctgtccaaggaactctcaagagtcttctccagcaccatagtttgaaagcatcaattcttcagcactcagccttctttatggtccagctgtacatgactattggaaaaattatAGGTTTGACAgtacggatctttgtcagcaaagtgatgtctctgcttttcaatatgctgtctgctgtctgctgctactgctgctaagtcgcttcagtcgtgtccgactctgtgcgaccccacagaaggcagctcaacaggctccccaatccctgggattctccaggcaagaacactggagtgggttgctatttccttctccaatgcatgaaaagtgaaaagtgaaagtgaagttgctcagtcgtgtccaactctcagcgaccccatggactgcagcctaccaggctcctccatccatgggattttccaggcaagagtactggagtggggcgccattgccttctccgaatatgctgtctaggtttgtcataaaccTAGGAATGTCTAGGTTTCCCCatttttccaaggagcaggcaatcttttaatttcatggctgcacccaccatccacagtgattctggagttcaagaaaataaagcatgTCACTCTTTCTATTTTCCcctcatccatttgccatgaagtgataaaaccagatgccatgatctttgttttttgaatgctgagttttaagccagcttttccactttcctctttcaccttcatcaagaggctcttaaattcctcttcactttctgccgttagggtggtctcatctgcatatctgaggttgttgatatttctcccaggaaccttgattccagcttgtgattcatccagcccagcatttcacatgatgtactctgcatataagttaaataagcagggtgacaatatacagtcttgactcctttcccaattttgaaccagcccgttgctccatgtccagttctaactgttgcttcttgacctgcatacagatttctcaggaggcaggtaaggtggtctggtattcccatctctttaaggattttccacagtttgttgtgatccacatagtcaaggctTTTTTAGCTATCAAAATTTTGAACAGGAATATTCTGTGATTTGATAATTCTACTTCTAGTAAATTATCCTCAGGCAAATGTACATAAAACAAtcttcattacagcactatttatagtagcAAAGAACTGGAAACAATCTAACACCCTCAATAGAAGACTAATTAAATATCCATGCAATTAAATTCCATATAGCTGTTAAAAATAAGGATGTGGATCTATATTGATGTGAAAAGACGTCCATGACATATTAGCGAAGTAAAAAGAGATTATGAAAGAAAACATATGTTATGAActctttgtattaatatatatacagtacacaataaatgtgtgtatgtgactCTAGGTATGTGAGAGAGAAGAAGCACAAAGAGTTAAGTAGAAAGATATTAGTCAAATGTTAGTGATGCTATCTCTAGGTGTAGGGTTTGGGGTGATCAGAAATccttacattttttatatttgaattggCTAGTGTTTgtgcattatttttcaaatttgaaaaatatgatcCTTCACTGAGGGAGTGAAgataccataaaataaaataatcttctgCTCTTTTAACACTTTCTGATTAAAATAGCTGCAGGGaggtgaaaaaaaattaatttagccAAAGATCGGAGAGTTCAAATAAAGGTTAATGTAAAACTAAGAATATATCAGTCCAAAAATAGAAAGAACAAATCCGTCTACACAAGTGCAGCTGACTTCCTGGT is a window encoding:
- the EXD2 gene encoding exonuclease 3'-5' domain-containing protein 2, translating into MSKHLVALTVTTLLGVAVGGFVLWKGFQRRRSKSSPVTRRRLSQQQQQQQQQVPGGRELPAPGEDQPHSIAPRASWEERILGAKVMTVSQEAEWDQIEPSLRSEIEDFPVLGIDCEWVNSEGKASPLSLLQMASPSGFCVLVRLPKLICGGKTLPKTLLDILADGTILKVGVGCSEDASKLLQDYGLVVKGCLDLRYLAMRQRNNLLSNGLSLKSLSETVLNFPLDKSLLLRCSNWDAENLTEDQVIYAARDAQISVALFLHLLGYPFSRNSTLEENDDHIVWRKILEKCQDVVDIPFRSKGLSRSGEEVNGEATESQQKTRNKKSKADGTMPGNQQGRDPRKHKRKPLGVGYSARKSPLYDNCFLHAPDGQPLCTCDRRKAQWYLDKGIGELVSEEPFVVKLQFEPAGRPESPGDYYLMVKENLCVVCGKKDSYIRKNVIPHEYRKHFPIEMKDHNSHDVLLLCTSCHAISNYYDNHLKQQLAREFQAPIGSEEGLRLLEDPERRQVRSGARALLNAESLPAHRKEELLQGLREFYRTDRVTEEMLQEAASLETRISNENYIPHGLKVVQRHTQGGLRSLMQLESRWRQHFLDSMQPRHLPQQWSVDHNHQKLLRKYGEDLPIKLS